The proteins below come from a single Arthrobacter caoxuetaonis genomic window:
- a CDS encoding helix-turn-helix domain-containing protein, whose translation MSQVHDDPSTVWSALAPLLAGQPRVRLSKDGGKSYPQRFERDLTSGLPSYPAAVRIFGKDGTCSAIFLDFDSSVAGTDWVEADVRAAQTWLHSVGARWIEDFSPNGGRHLYIPLAERVVFSEARDLVEALGSRFRSLDKTPHQNLLHGCMRTPGSPHKRGGHQMLAMSLSMAYDVARRRNSPDIWTAMTKSLAPEIEAARTYRLEQAAPAAVEAPEPAGVDKALGMSRSMQRIAVTGLYEVNRYKSDSEARQGVLAGAVASGLAMTDVQRRMNQGLWPGLASFYGRYPARHRANALQRDWRKAELYLQRNASKGPEKNSVRISPTSELNTQAGGLHGSNSPRLSDDNEHRFIRAWRSSLRLLEQRYKSREGMARRMVLRALGEAAHMSASRYVEFGDRSLAVATGLDHTTVGYHLRALRSENDPLVTLIEAGRGTKGDLYMLTIPQAVMKAVEALPWRKGKVHALRPVFRELGLPAAFVYEAIEDSPVPLSTMEIVRETGMSRSAVSEALETLAAWAMVRRDGGWSIESATSLKNLAEYFGVLEAVAAQIQTYRIQRALWREWLARNANVVQLMPAPDDDYPWEDFEGPPDEVTLADYAFRATG comes from the coding sequence GTGTCGCAGGTCCATGATGACCCCTCTACTGTCTGGTCTGCCCTGGCCCCGCTCCTGGCCGGCCAGCCACGTGTCCGCCTGTCCAAGGACGGCGGCAAGTCCTACCCTCAGCGTTTCGAACGCGACCTGACATCCGGGCTGCCCTCTTATCCGGCCGCTGTGCGGATCTTCGGCAAGGACGGCACCTGCAGCGCCATCTTCCTCGACTTCGATTCCTCCGTAGCCGGAACCGACTGGGTTGAAGCTGACGTCCGTGCTGCCCAGACTTGGCTGCACAGTGTCGGCGCCCGCTGGATTGAGGACTTCTCTCCCAACGGCGGCCGCCACCTCTATATTCCTCTCGCCGAGCGTGTCGTCTTCTCTGAAGCGCGTGACCTTGTCGAAGCCCTGGGATCCCGTTTCCGGAGCCTGGACAAGACCCCGCACCAGAACCTCCTGCACGGCTGTATGCGTACCCCCGGAAGCCCGCACAAGCGCGGCGGCCACCAGATGCTGGCCATGAGCCTTTCCATGGCGTACGACGTCGCCCGCCGGCGGAACAGCCCCGACATCTGGACGGCCATGACCAAGAGCCTGGCCCCGGAGATCGAAGCAGCGCGTACCTACCGGCTGGAACAGGCAGCACCCGCAGCGGTGGAGGCCCCGGAGCCGGCAGGAGTCGACAAGGCCCTCGGCATGTCCCGCTCCATGCAGCGGATCGCCGTCACAGGCCTCTATGAGGTGAACCGGTACAAGTCCGACTCCGAGGCACGCCAGGGCGTCCTTGCCGGTGCTGTCGCCTCCGGGCTGGCCATGACGGACGTCCAGCGCCGGATGAACCAGGGCCTCTGGCCGGGGCTTGCATCCTTCTACGGGCGCTATCCGGCCCGCCACAGGGCCAATGCACTGCAGCGGGACTGGCGGAAGGCTGAGCTCTACCTGCAGCGAAACGCCTCCAAAGGGCCCGAAAAGAATAGTGTCCGTATATCCCCCACAAGCGAGCTCAATACACAGGCGGGGGGCTTACATGGCAGTAATTCACCTCGCCTCAGCGACGACAACGAACACCGCTTCATCCGTGCATGGCGCAGCAGCCTTCGCCTCCTGGAACAGAGATACAAATCCCGGGAAGGTATGGCCAGGAGGATGGTCCTTCGTGCCCTGGGGGAGGCAGCACACATGAGCGCCAGCCGGTACGTCGAATTCGGTGACCGGTCCCTGGCCGTCGCCACCGGTCTCGACCACACCACGGTCGGCTATCACCTGCGGGCACTGCGCTCCGAGAACGATCCCCTGGTAACCCTTATCGAAGCGGGCCGCGGCACCAAGGGGGACCTCTACATGCTGACCATCCCGCAGGCCGTGATGAAAGCAGTCGAAGCCCTGCCCTGGCGAAAGGGGAAGGTCCATGCCCTGCGCCCTGTCTTCCGTGAACTGGGTCTGCCGGCCGCCTTCGTCTACGAAGCCATCGAGGATTCCCCCGTTCCGCTGTCCACCATGGAGATCGTCCGGGAAACCGGTATGTCCCGCAGCGCCGTATCCGAGGCACTGGAAACCCTCGCTGCCTGGGCAATGGTCCGCAGGGACGGCGGCTGGTCCATCGAATCAGCGACGAGCCTGAAAAACCTGGCCGAGTACTTCGGTGTGCTCGAAGCCGTGGCCGCCCAAATCCAGACCTACCGGATCCAGCGTGCGCTCTGGCGAGAATGGCTGGCCAGGAACGCCAACGTCGTCCAGCTCATGCCGGCACCCGATGACGATTACCCATGGGAAGACTTCGAAGGGCCACCTGATGAGGTCACTTTGGCAGACTATGCCTTCCGGGCCACAGGATAG
- a CDS encoding fatty acid desaturase family protein — MRTSEPGRSPRTTATAGYSTLLKTIKAEGLLDRAAGFYIKVFSVLAVLTAGTGAAMAVIGDSWFQLIPAAVLGILFTQFAFLAHEASHRQVFSSGPANDKAGRLIANLIVGISYQWWMNKHNRHHANPNTIGKDPDIEQDTVSFLPEQAQARSGFMAWLTRRQGWAFFPLLTGEGVNLHVQSIKYLFTARKVQGRATELAMVFSRLGLYTAAVFVFLPAGKAAAFLAVQLAVFGVYMGASFAPNHKGMPLIPEGSRIDFLSRQVLTSRNITGRFTGVFMGGLNYQAEHHLFPSMPRPHLARAAELTRAYCQEQKIPYTETTLLRSYANVITYLNKVGLSGRDPFECPMVSAYRPS; from the coding sequence TTGAGAACATCTGAACCCGGCCGCAGTCCCAGGACGACAGCCACTGCCGGGTATTCAACCCTGCTGAAAACCATCAAGGCGGAGGGGCTCCTGGATCGGGCAGCCGGCTTCTACATCAAGGTCTTCTCGGTGCTTGCCGTACTGACTGCCGGAACGGGCGCAGCCATGGCGGTGATCGGCGACTCATGGTTCCAGCTCATCCCTGCTGCCGTCCTGGGCATCCTCTTCACGCAGTTCGCGTTCCTTGCTCATGAGGCCAGCCACCGCCAGGTCTTTTCCTCCGGGCCGGCCAACGACAAGGCAGGGCGCCTCATCGCAAACCTGATCGTAGGCATCAGTTACCAGTGGTGGATGAACAAGCACAACCGCCACCACGCCAACCCGAACACGATCGGCAAGGATCCGGACATCGAGCAGGACACCGTCTCCTTCCTGCCGGAGCAGGCGCAGGCCCGCAGTGGATTCATGGCCTGGCTGACCCGCCGGCAGGGATGGGCTTTCTTCCCGCTGCTGACCGGTGAAGGCGTGAACCTCCATGTCCAGTCCATCAAGTACCTGTTCACGGCCAGGAAGGTTCAGGGCCGTGCGACAGAACTGGCCATGGTCTTCAGCAGGCTCGGGCTGTACACCGCTGCGGTCTTCGTGTTCCTCCCGGCCGGCAAGGCTGCAGCATTCCTTGCCGTTCAGCTCGCTGTCTTCGGTGTGTACATGGGGGCGTCCTTCGCGCCGAACCACAAGGGCATGCCGCTCATCCCGGAGGGCTCGCGCATCGACTTCCTGTCCCGTCAGGTCCTCACGAGCAGGAACATCACAGGGCGGTTCACCGGGGTATTCATGGGCGGACTGAACTACCAGGCAGAGCACCATCTGTTTCCGTCCATGCCCCGGCCGCATCTGGCCAGGGCGGCGGAGCTGACGCGCGCGTACTGCCAGGAACAGAAAATCCCCTACACGGAGACCACTCTCCTGCGCTCGTACGCGAACGTCATCACCTACCTGAACAAGGTCGGCCTCTCCGGCCGTGACCCGTTCGAATGTCCTATGGTCAGCGCCTACCGGCCTTCCTGA
- a CDS encoding helicase associated domain-containing protein produces MTQPVNRVSKGVPSGGQFAATRHGEPAVALTSPARTGPEDWGRARREAWDDRFNEVLEYIADNGAMPTHNPSRPQSKRLAGWLNEQRRFKDDLPEFRARLLDEHLPGWRDPRDAAWQARLDEVRAYRERHGRLPAAGKESNEVSSYGRWLVYQRKNEDRLPEHRIRALDALDRDWRDPNPLSWAKNVDRAAAVVERLGGKFPTSGSSDPEEHRVAEWLSSQRTHRSRMTNEQIRELDERLPGWNRGREQVWKERLRWTSDFLRRNRRFPSQHSANLVEASHAAWVRAQRRSATKLTEERERMLNEMLPGWRR; encoded by the coding sequence ATGACACAGCCCGTAAACCGCGTTTCGAAGGGCGTACCTTCAGGCGGACAGTTCGCAGCGACGCGCCACGGCGAGCCCGCCGTCGCGCTGACCAGCCCTGCCCGGACCGGACCCGAAGACTGGGGACGCGCACGCCGCGAGGCATGGGATGACAGGTTCAATGAAGTCCTGGAATACATCGCAGACAACGGCGCCATGCCAACACACAACCCGTCCAGGCCACAGTCAAAGCGTCTTGCAGGATGGCTGAACGAGCAGCGCCGCTTCAAGGATGACCTTCCTGAGTTCAGGGCGCGCCTTCTCGACGAGCACCTGCCGGGATGGCGCGACCCCAGGGACGCCGCATGGCAGGCCAGGCTGGATGAGGTGCGCGCCTACCGGGAAAGGCACGGACGCCTGCCGGCAGCCGGAAAAGAGTCCAACGAGGTCTCAAGCTACGGACGCTGGCTGGTCTACCAGCGCAAGAACGAGGACAGGCTGCCCGAGCACCGCATCCGGGCCCTCGACGCCCTGGACCGGGACTGGCGGGACCCCAACCCGCTCTCCTGGGCCAAGAATGTGGACCGTGCGGCCGCCGTCGTCGAACGCCTTGGCGGGAAGTTCCCGACCTCCGGCTCCAGCGACCCCGAAGAGCACCGGGTTGCCGAATGGCTCAGCTCCCAGCGCACACACCGCTCACGCATGACCAACGAGCAGATCCGGGAACTCGATGAGAGGCTCCCAGGCTGGAACCGCGGGCGCGAGCAGGTGTGGAAGGAGCGCCTCCGCTGGACTTCCGACTTCCTGCGCCGCAACCGCCGCTTCCCGTCCCAGCACAGTGCGAATCTGGTGGAGGCCAGTCACGCTGCCTGGGTGAGGGCACAGCGCCGCTCCGCCACCAAGCTCACTGAAGAGCGGGAGCGGATGCTCAACGAAATGCTTCCGGGTTGGCGCCGGTAG
- a CDS encoding Fic family protein yields the protein MGENTALDTADAARNRLVLDLPTPLLAAAEMAVIELVRFDAGHGHLKELLTLAEAASSCAIDGIQANARDVAATTLGPAPGIPEAEQIRSTALAVTRTERGQPMLSVQGFVELNRTITQATPEADSPHLEPLAKFLGRADVPVLVQAAEAYARFAVANPFTRANGRTGRALMLAMLRSAGVTGESVVPISAGLINNPRSEAARTAHRHGNSMPIIELCIEAIFKALDSSLLLAKDITAAGEIHRQLLGSTRSPAAAGISASLHRSPAVNAATTMAALGVSESAAYRALDQLTAAGILEPAPKVAGKLIWVAPHIVAALDAFLARATR from the coding sequence ATGGGGGAAAACACTGCTCTGGACACTGCTGACGCTGCCCGGAACCGCCTTGTCCTGGACCTGCCGACACCGCTGCTCGCCGCGGCAGAAATGGCCGTCATCGAATTGGTCCGCTTCGACGCCGGGCACGGGCACCTGAAGGAACTGCTGACCCTCGCGGAAGCCGCCTCCAGCTGCGCCATAGACGGGATCCAGGCCAACGCGCGCGACGTGGCGGCAACTACCCTGGGGCCGGCGCCCGGCATCCCGGAAGCCGAACAGATCCGGTCCACAGCTCTGGCTGTCACCCGAACCGAGCGCGGACAGCCGATGCTCAGCGTGCAGGGATTCGTCGAGCTCAACCGGACGATCACCCAGGCAACGCCTGAGGCCGACAGCCCCCATCTGGAGCCGCTGGCCAAGTTCCTCGGGCGCGCCGACGTACCGGTCCTTGTCCAGGCAGCCGAAGCCTACGCGCGGTTCGCAGTAGCTAACCCTTTCACCCGCGCCAACGGCCGGACCGGAAGGGCACTCATGCTGGCCATGCTCAGGTCCGCCGGCGTCACGGGGGAGTCAGTCGTGCCCATCTCGGCAGGCCTGATCAACAACCCGCGCAGTGAGGCTGCCCGGACCGCCCACCGGCACGGAAACTCAATGCCCATCATCGAGCTATGTATCGAAGCAATCTTCAAGGCTCTGGACAGCAGTCTCCTGCTTGCCAAAGACATCACGGCCGCAGGTGAAATCCATCGCCAGCTGCTCGGCAGCACCAGGTCGCCTGCGGCCGCCGGCATCTCAGCGTCGCTCCACAGGTCACCAGCCGTGAACGCTGCCACCACAATGGCCGCACTGGGCGTATCCGAATCGGCTGCCTACCGGGCCCTGGACCAGCTGACAGCCGCAGGAATCCTGGAACCCGCACCCAAGGTCGCAGGGAAGCTCATCTGGGTAGCTCCGCACATAGTTGCTGCCCTGGACGCATTCCTCGCCAGGGCCACCCGTTAG
- a CDS encoding helicase associated domain-containing protein: MPAPVSHNDQQWLSTLEELIDFKARFGSLPGDSGRHPRERALQQWLKRQQRLEAQGLLRPSRAEALNSVDGDWRANQTQLSWENNLAAAILDYQSRGHIPANGEGAGPWLLRQRSRMSAGKLTADQIQALDDALPGWRNLDRLKWAERVRELRLYVDAAGALPTSRVKDPAALRTYTWLAFQRKKLREGRLGAAQAAQLDDLVPGWRGRSAG; encoded by the coding sequence GTGCCCGCCCCCGTTTCGCATAACGACCAGCAATGGCTGTCGACCCTTGAAGAGCTCATAGACTTCAAGGCCCGGTTCGGGTCCCTTCCAGGGGATAGCGGCCGGCACCCGCGTGAACGGGCACTGCAGCAGTGGCTCAAACGCCAGCAGCGCCTTGAAGCACAAGGCCTGCTCAGACCGTCCCGGGCGGAGGCCCTGAACAGTGTGGACGGCGATTGGCGGGCGAACCAGACGCAGCTCTCCTGGGAGAACAACCTGGCGGCAGCCATTCTCGACTACCAGTCACGGGGCCACATCCCGGCTAACGGCGAAGGCGCCGGCCCATGGCTCCTGCGGCAGCGTTCGCGGATGTCGGCCGGGAAACTGACTGCCGACCAGATCCAGGCACTCGATGATGCCCTGCCCGGGTGGAGGAACCTTGACCGGCTCAAGTGGGCTGAACGGGTCCGCGAGCTGCGCCTCTACGTTGATGCGGCGGGAGCGCTCCCCACGAGCCGGGTGAAGGACCCAGCCGCGTTGAGGACCTATACCTGGCTGGCATTCCAGCGGAAGAAGCTTCGGGAAGGGCGTCTGGGCGCCGCGCAAGCTGCTCAGCTCGATGACCTCGTCCCGGGGTGGCGGGGCCGTTCGGCCGGCTAG
- a CDS encoding DEAD/DEAH box helicase, whose product MKFTLTDYQHDVTNTVVQRLNSAVAMFDNDGGRTAVGLTAPTGAGKTVVATAVLEKLLFGGGIQSPNRNLTVLWLTDDPSLNEQSKDKILKASSVIQPSQIEMIDSTYDRDSLEPGKIHFLNIGRLTKGATGHTVTGDNRRWSLWETIGNTVARRNRDFLFIVDEAHRGSSVKAGDKKTIMRTILDGGPVEVPDASGAVRTIVNPPVAVMLGISATPAKFEAAMRSNDSDRMLMKVSADIMKVRESGMIKDLIQVNHPTDNQPTDDTLVRAAVRDLKEYDKLWAEEASISGRARSVNPLLVIQVPDKISAAAVGTLVASLTDEWTELQHQPGTPVPIVHSFGEKSPIDLPGGRVIPHMAPELIEENTHVRVVIFKAALTTGWDCPRAEVMVSLRAAKEHTAIAQLIGRMVRTPVAGRIEEPGLEELNSVSLYLPHYSRDEVARVVMSFVGDADIEIPVSVNPVVFERAAGLPEALWELELPTETKPRKLFTSQTARLATLGSRLDNLGIQNPFNPSVTLTEEVEQRVTAILMAEYARLKTGIDEEADGLLEVTYDRVGYDQYDGRDRGVTALKVRASAENLRELKAKALKGMPDASGSWLYAALYEDLDDDQEAITRLSAMASNDDIISTLEASAAALIDSWRQAFNPAVSRLGTADKTALDEIWHPHGQPLRGTFTLPKTVKTKTQKLVPGKVQACVEDIETFTGHVFAAADGKFPMVATGWEREVIEKELAQVGLIGWYRNPASASQGLSVSYTEGKVDKSLYPDFLFFHEVDGELAVDLVDPHNHNLADAPGKWSALARFARENPGVFRRVTAVIRNSNGILKGLDLAGRASTVVEDRLAACSGGEDIAQVFEEFGGNY is encoded by the coding sequence GTGAAATTCACCCTCACGGACTACCAGCACGACGTCACGAATACCGTCGTGCAGCGTCTGAACTCAGCTGTGGCCATGTTCGACAACGACGGCGGCCGCACCGCGGTGGGCCTGACGGCTCCGACCGGCGCCGGCAAGACTGTTGTCGCCACCGCGGTCCTGGAGAAGCTGCTGTTCGGCGGTGGTATCCAGTCCCCGAATCGGAATCTCACTGTGCTGTGGCTGACCGATGACCCGTCGCTGAATGAGCAGTCCAAGGACAAGATCCTGAAGGCCTCCTCGGTGATTCAGCCTTCGCAGATCGAGATGATCGACTCGACTTACGACCGGGATTCCCTGGAGCCGGGGAAGATCCATTTCCTAAACATCGGCCGGCTCACCAAAGGTGCGACCGGGCACACGGTCACGGGCGATAACCGGCGCTGGTCGCTCTGGGAAACCATTGGCAACACTGTCGCCCGCCGCAACCGGGACTTTCTGTTCATCGTTGATGAAGCTCACCGCGGTTCCTCCGTCAAGGCCGGCGACAAGAAGACCATCATGCGCACTATCCTGGACGGAGGCCCGGTCGAGGTTCCAGATGCCTCCGGGGCTGTCCGTACGATCGTGAATCCGCCGGTGGCTGTCATGCTCGGCATCTCCGCGACACCGGCGAAGTTCGAGGCTGCGATGCGGTCCAATGATTCCGACCGGATGCTCATGAAGGTCAGCGCCGACATCATGAAGGTCCGTGAATCCGGGATGATCAAGGACCTCATCCAGGTCAACCATCCCACCGATAATCAGCCAACGGATGACACCCTGGTCAGGGCAGCGGTCCGTGACCTGAAAGAGTACGACAAGCTGTGGGCCGAAGAGGCGAGCATTTCCGGCAGGGCCCGCTCGGTGAATCCGCTGCTGGTCATCCAGGTGCCGGACAAGATCTCCGCGGCTGCCGTTGGAACGCTCGTGGCCTCCCTGACGGATGAGTGGACGGAGCTGCAGCACCAGCCGGGCACTCCGGTACCGATCGTCCACAGCTTCGGCGAGAAGTCCCCGATCGACCTTCCCGGCGGCCGCGTCATCCCGCACATGGCCCCGGAACTGATCGAGGAGAACACCCACGTCCGCGTTGTGATCTTCAAAGCGGCCCTGACCACCGGCTGGGACTGCCCGCGCGCTGAAGTCATGGTCTCCCTCCGTGCAGCCAAGGAACACACGGCCATCGCCCAGCTCATCGGCCGCATGGTCCGCACCCCGGTGGCCGGCCGCATCGAGGAGCCGGGCCTGGAGGAACTGAACTCGGTCTCCCTCTACCTGCCGCACTACAGCCGCGATGAAGTGGCCCGCGTCGTCATGTCCTTCGTGGGCGACGCCGACATCGAGATCCCGGTCTCGGTGAACCCGGTGGTCTTCGAACGCGCCGCGGGCTTGCCGGAGGCCCTCTGGGAGCTGGAGCTGCCGACCGAGACGAAGCCCAGGAAGCTCTTCACCTCGCAGACAGCACGGCTGGCAACACTGGGCTCACGGCTGGACAACCTCGGGATCCAGAACCCTTTCAACCCCAGCGTCACTCTCACAGAAGAAGTCGAACAGCGCGTCACGGCCATCCTGATGGCAGAGTACGCCCGCCTGAAGACCGGCATCGACGAAGAGGCCGACGGTCTCCTGGAGGTCACCTACGACCGGGTCGGCTACGACCAGTACGACGGTAGGGACAGGGGTGTGACAGCGCTGAAGGTCCGTGCCTCCGCGGAGAATCTGCGAGAGCTGAAGGCCAAAGCTCTCAAGGGGATGCCGGACGCCTCGGGTTCCTGGCTTTATGCGGCCCTGTACGAGGATCTCGATGATGACCAGGAAGCCATAACCCGCCTCTCGGCCATGGCCTCCAACGACGACATCATCAGCACGCTCGAGGCCTCGGCGGCAGCCCTGATCGACTCGTGGCGCCAGGCCTTCAACCCTGCCGTCTCACGGTTGGGCACTGCGGATAAAACTGCCCTTGATGAGATCTGGCATCCGCACGGCCAGCCGCTCAGGGGCACGTTCACCCTCCCCAAGACCGTGAAGACCAAAACCCAGAAGCTCGTTCCCGGCAAGGTGCAGGCCTGCGTCGAGGACATAGAGACCTTCACCGGCCACGTCTTCGCGGCAGCTGACGGAAAATTCCCTATGGTGGCCACCGGGTGGGAGCGGGAGGTCATCGAAAAGGAGCTCGCTCAGGTCGGGCTCATCGGTTGGTACCGCAACCCGGCATCAGCATCCCAGGGCCTCTCCGTCTCCTACACCGAAGGAAAAGTAGATAAATCCCTGTACCCGGACTTCCTCTTCTTCCACGAGGTCGACGGCGAGCTGGCGGTCGACCTCGTGGACCCGCACAACCACAACCTCGCCGACGCCCCCGGCAAGTGGAGCGCACTGGCCAGGTTCGCGCGGGAGAACCCCGGTGTATTCCGCCGGGTCACTGCGGTCATCCGGAACAGCAACGGCATCCTGAAGGGCCTGGACCTGGCCGGGCGTGCATCGACCGTCGTTGAGGACCGTCTGGCGGCCTGCTCCGGTGGAGAAGACATCGCCCAGGTGTTCGAAGAGTTCGGAGGGAACTACTAA
- a CDS encoding site-specific DNA-methyltransferase, giving the protein MTTPLAAGAAPADKLTALPTTQTSSLERYLAQIPDPTLRENLAREIAGMGRTFGLVFERHHPEGIRLPKHQVKRGSKVIINTVKNSGYYRVARLAKDDGTAVLVDDEGNEAIYPVDQLTVAKEFGDVMYPGLRKLSEVRRGAPDAPVHTIINGENYHALEALQYTHSGKVDLIYIDPPYNTGNADWKYNDRYIDSKDGYRHSKWLSFMEKRLLIAKQLLKPTGVIIMAIDDNEHHRLRMLADTVFGEGNFIADLVWDDKGSNLSKFTSGGVDYMLVYGRDADLLDGFRDIKKHAPELVTLGAGVLEGRNREDVQGALREYLKANKEDLPKGVSAYRHVDDQGRVYCTTNMDNSLYRPNLKYQITDPATGTTFDPPAKGWTVQPSTLKNWMDEGRVLFTKSGPIKKVFLHEAMDVLPSPVFNSPRIRATKHLKTVMGDKRFPFPKDHEVLMRWFRMVVPENAVILDFFGGSGTTAEAVIRLNGEDGGTRQAILVTNNELSKKDDAALRMAGHAPGDAEYEALGVFHHVTKPRLETVITGTRPDGSTYSEGLAANAAFFELTYLEEPEIVTGRALEDLAGLFWLKSGGSGGTVEINAAARRDGYAISESGAAAILFTPGRARALAEQLKSTGQVIGHLFIVTDSDAAGDEAASHFPLGINVERIYGSYLEAFQVNRKD; this is encoded by the coding sequence ATGACCACTCCCCTGGCAGCCGGCGCTGCACCCGCGGACAAACTCACGGCACTCCCCACCACGCAGACATCCAGCCTGGAGCGGTATCTGGCTCAGATCCCGGACCCCACGCTGCGGGAGAACCTCGCCCGGGAGATCGCCGGGATGGGCCGCACGTTCGGTTTGGTCTTCGAGCGCCACCATCCTGAAGGCATCCGGCTGCCCAAACACCAGGTAAAGCGCGGATCCAAGGTCATCATCAATACGGTCAAGAACTCCGGCTACTACCGGGTCGCCCGCCTCGCCAAGGACGACGGCACCGCGGTGCTCGTGGACGACGAAGGCAACGAGGCCATCTACCCGGTGGACCAGCTGACGGTGGCAAAAGAGTTCGGCGACGTCATGTACCCCGGCCTGCGCAAACTCTCCGAAGTCCGCCGCGGTGCCCCGGACGCTCCCGTGCACACCATCATCAACGGTGAGAACTACCACGCCCTCGAAGCTCTCCAGTACACGCATTCGGGCAAAGTCGATCTCATCTACATCGACCCGCCCTACAACACCGGTAACGCCGACTGGAAGTACAACGACCGGTACATCGACTCCAAAGACGGCTACCGGCACTCCAAGTGGCTGTCCTTCATGGAGAAGCGCCTGCTCATTGCCAAGCAGCTCCTGAAGCCGACTGGCGTCATCATCATGGCCATCGACGACAACGAACACCACCGCCTTCGAATGCTCGCCGACACTGTGTTCGGTGAGGGCAACTTCATCGCGGACTTGGTGTGGGACGACAAAGGATCAAACCTCTCAAAATTCACCTCCGGCGGCGTCGACTACATGCTCGTGTATGGGAGGGACGCCGATTTGCTTGACGGGTTCCGGGACATCAAGAAGCATGCGCCCGAGCTGGTGACACTGGGTGCCGGAGTCCTTGAAGGCCGCAACCGCGAGGACGTCCAGGGCGCTCTCCGCGAGTACCTTAAGGCCAACAAGGAAGACCTGCCGAAGGGCGTGTCAGCCTACCGGCACGTGGATGACCAGGGGCGCGTCTACTGCACTACCAATATGGACAACAGCCTCTACCGTCCCAACCTGAAGTACCAGATCACCGATCCGGCCACAGGGACTACCTTCGATCCGCCAGCTAAGGGGTGGACCGTCCAGCCCTCCACTTTGAAGAACTGGATGGATGAAGGCCGCGTGCTGTTTACGAAGTCCGGGCCAATCAAGAAGGTGTTTCTGCACGAGGCAATGGACGTGCTGCCCAGCCCGGTTTTCAATTCCCCCCGAATCCGGGCCACCAAGCACCTCAAAACCGTTATGGGTGACAAACGCTTCCCCTTCCCCAAGGATCACGAAGTCCTGATGCGCTGGTTCCGGATGGTCGTCCCGGAAAACGCCGTCATCCTGGACTTCTTCGGCGGTTCCGGCACGACAGCGGAAGCGGTCATCCGGCTCAACGGTGAAGACGGCGGCACCCGCCAGGCCATCCTAGTGACCAACAACGAGTTGTCCAAGAAGGACGACGCCGCCCTGCGAATGGCCGGCCACGCTCCGGGGGACGCTGAATACGAAGCACTCGGCGTGTTCCACCACGTCACGAAGCCGCGCCTGGAGACCGTCATCACCGGCACCCGCCCGGACGGGTCCACCTATTCGGAGGGGCTTGCCGCAAACGCAGCGTTCTTCGAGCTGACCTATCTGGAGGAGCCGGAGATCGTCACCGGCCGTGCACTTGAGGACCTGGCTGGCCTGTTCTGGTTGAAGTCCGGGGGCTCCGGCGGGACCGTGGAAATTAACGCCGCCGCAAGGCGTGACGGGTACGCCATCTCCGAGTCCGGTGCTGCAGCCATCCTGTTCACCCCGGGCCGAGCTCGCGCGCTGGCTGAGCAGCTGAAATCCACCGGCCAGGTGATTGGCCACCTCTTCATCGTCACGGACTCTGATGCCGCCGGCGACGAAGCAGCATCACACTTCCCGCTCGGCATCAACGTCGAACGGATCTACGGCAGCTACCTGGAGGCATTCCAGGTCAACAGGAAGGACTGA